In a genomic window of Gloeocapsopsis dulcis:
- a CDS encoding Rne/Rng family ribonuclease has translation MPKQIIIAEQHHIAAVFSEDQIQELVVATGRHQIGDIYLGVVENVLPGIDAAFVNIGDTERNGFIHVTDLGPLKLKRTAGAITELLAPQQKVLVQVMKEPTGNKGPRLTGNITLPGRYVVLMPFGRGVNLSRRIKNENERNRLRALAILIKPAGMGLLVRTEAEGKPEEAIMEDLDLLQRQWEAILQEAQSTRAPSLLNRDDDFIQRVLRDMYGADVNRIVVDSNTGLKRVKQYLTNWSGGQAPQGLLIDHHRDRIAILEYFRINAAIREALKPRVDLPSGGYVIIEPTEALTVVDVNSGSFTRSATARETVLWTNCEAATEIARQLRLRNLAGVIIVDFIDMESRKDQLQVLEHFNKALKADKARPQIAQLSELGLVELTRKRQGQNIYELFGRQCPTCGGLGHLVHLPGESEVRDATAPRNGAERAVGETLRLPESRDYTEPIADYNLESGDNEIGNLNILNHPSYQELGENNKNRRTRRRLIGRGEGAVKDEPRMPSTPINLVNERDQDLEQDSESSTSEVSLPVIGKNNWIERTERSRPAKPEPVKPTVAEPPEIVSVEMTSEEQEIYAMMGVSPLVHANRTVKNSRSLIINVVLPGQSSSESAGDDAVTSSEPITISAEAPVEFSGNEESSVVTATDEGDNGGVVTATDEGDNGGSVVTRRRRRRSSAAESRGEE, from the coding sequence ATGCCAAAACAAATCATTATAGCAGAGCAGCATCATATCGCTGCAGTATTTTCAGAAGACCAAATTCAAGAACTTGTTGTTGCTACAGGTCGGCACCAAATTGGTGATATCTACTTAGGTGTTGTAGAAAATGTTTTACCTGGTATTGATGCAGCATTTGTCAATATAGGTGATACAGAACGTAATGGTTTTATTCATGTGACTGACCTCGGTCCCCTAAAACTAAAACGTACCGCAGGAGCAATTACTGAACTTTTAGCACCACAGCAAAAAGTCTTGGTGCAAGTAATGAAGGAACCAACGGGAAACAAAGGTCCCAGGTTGACAGGAAATATCACTTTACCAGGTCGCTATGTCGTCCTGATGCCATTTGGGCGAGGCGTGAACTTGTCACGACGCATCAAAAACGAAAATGAGCGGAATCGCTTACGAGCTTTAGCAATTCTCATTAAACCAGCAGGTATGGGCTTACTTGTTCGTACCGAAGCGGAAGGAAAGCCCGAAGAAGCGATCATGGAAGATCTAGACTTGCTCCAACGCCAATGGGAAGCAATTCTACAAGAAGCACAATCTACACGCGCACCTTCACTGCTGAACCGAGACGATGATTTTATCCAACGCGTACTGCGGGATATGTACGGTGCAGACGTCAACCGCATCGTTGTCGATTCTAATACAGGGCTAAAGCGTGTCAAACAATATTTAACCAACTGGAGTGGAGGTCAAGCGCCCCAAGGTTTGTTGATCGACCATCACCGCGATCGCATTGCTATTTTAGAGTACTTCCGCATTAATGCAGCAATTCGTGAAGCCCTCAAACCCAGAGTCGATCTTCCTTCTGGTGGCTACGTCATCATTGAGCCGACCGAAGCATTAACCGTGGTTGATGTCAACTCTGGCTCGTTCACGCGATCGGCAACTGCCCGCGAAACTGTATTGTGGACAAACTGCGAAGCCGCAACCGAAATTGCTCGACAACTGCGCTTACGCAATCTAGCAGGTGTGATCATTGTTGATTTCATTGATATGGAATCTCGCAAAGATCAACTACAAGTGTTGGAACACTTTAACAAAGCCCTCAAAGCCGATAAAGCGCGACCGCAAATTGCCCAATTATCTGAGTTGGGATTAGTTGAATTAACCCGTAAGCGTCAGGGACAAAACATTTACGAACTATTTGGTCGTCAATGTCCTACCTGTGGTGGATTGGGACATTTAGTTCATCTGCCAGGGGAATCAGAAGTTCGTGATGCAACCGCACCCAGAAATGGAGCAGAACGAGCCGTCGGTGAAACACTGCGACTACCAGAATCACGAGACTACACTGAACCAATCGCAGATTATAATTTGGAATCTGGTGATAATGAGATTGGCAATCTCAATATTCTGAATCATCCTAGCTATCAAGAACTTGGAGAAAATAACAAAAATCGCCGGACTCGTCGTCGCTTGATTGGTAGAGGCGAAGGTGCTGTGAAAGATGAACCTCGGATGCCATCTACACCAATAAATTTGGTAAACGAACGCGATCAAGACCTCGAACAAGATTCCGAATCATCAACATCCGAGGTGTCTTTACCAGTTATTGGTAAAAATAATTGGATTGAGCGCACTGAGCGCAGTAGACCAGCTAAACCAGAGCCAGTGAAACCTACTGTTGCTGAACCTCCGGAAATAGTTTCTGTAGAGATGACCTCAGAAGAACAAGAAATCTATGCAATGATGGGCGTTTCTCCACTGGTACATGCAAATCGGACAGTCAAAAATTCACGCTCTTTGATCATTAATGTCGTGTTACCTGGGCAATCTTCATCTGAATCTGCAGGGGACGATGCTGTGACATCATCAGAACCAATTACGATCAGTGCAGAAGCACCTGTAGAATTCTCAGGCAATGAGGAATCCTCTGTTGTAACTGCAACTGATGAAGGTGACAATGGCGGTGTTGTAACTGCAACTGATGAAGGTGACAATGGCGGGTCTGTTGTCACGCGCAGACGCCGCCGTCGCTCTTCAGCAGCAGAAAGTCGAGGTGAAGAATAG
- a CDS encoding ribonuclease HII yields the protein MRNEYINLDLDSALSNQHSVLLAGVDEAGRGALFGPVVAAAVILPPAALPELVACQVRDSKQLSSYRRQQLAEKICLLAVDWRVGFASTAEIDSINILQASLLAMKRAVTKLKVKPELCLVDGNQAIKDLALPQQTLIKGDERSLVIAAASIIAKVWRDDLILRLAAKYPMYDLVSNKGYGTARHLQALQQYGPSRLHRLSFRPCQVRAMAVGGVGE from the coding sequence ATGAGAAATGAGTATATTAATTTAGACCTTGACTCAGCACTTAGCAACCAACATTCAGTTTTGCTAGCTGGAGTAGACGAAGCTGGACGCGGAGCGTTATTTGGTCCTGTAGTGGCAGCGGCAGTCATTTTACCTCCAGCGGCTTTACCTGAGTTGGTAGCGTGTCAGGTACGTGATAGTAAACAACTATCGAGTTATCGTCGGCAGCAGTTGGCAGAAAAAATTTGTCTGTTGGCTGTAGATTGGAGAGTGGGCTTTGCTTCTACAGCAGAGATTGATAGCATTAACATTCTACAAGCATCACTGTTGGCAATGAAGCGCGCCGTGACTAAGCTCAAGGTAAAGCCAGAATTGTGTTTAGTGGACGGCAATCAGGCGATTAAAGATTTGGCACTGCCCCAGCAAACACTCATTAAAGGAGACGAGCGATCGCTTGTCATTGCTGCTGCCAGTATTATTGCTAAAGTATGGCGTGACGATCTGATCTTGCGTCTTGCTGCTAAGTATCCGATGTACGACTTGGTATCAAATAAAGGTTACGGTACGGCACGTCATCTACAAGCACTACAGCAATATGGTCCCTCGCGGCTACATCGGTTGTCGTTTCGCCCCTGTCAAGTTAGGGCAATGGCAGTTGGGGGAGTTGGGGAATAA
- a CDS encoding DUF1997 domain-containing protein — translation MSTRFSASQAVEIVVPDQPIPIQHYLRQPQRLVNALVDPSRVEHLSPDCFRLTMRPLTFMTLSIQPTVDIKVWAEHNGTIYLQSQGCEIRGVDYINQRFALQLKGYLSPSQVGSNTGLQGKADLEVQVELPPPFWLTPKPILETAGNGLLKSVLLTIKQRLQHQLLADYYAWASDTEDAKAGLVIPQLPQLPLP, via the coding sequence ATGTCTACTCGGTTTAGTGCTTCCCAAGCAGTTGAAATTGTTGTTCCAGACCAACCAATTCCTATTCAACATTATTTAAGACAGCCACAACGTCTTGTTAATGCTTTGGTTGATCCTAGTCGAGTTGAGCATTTGAGTCCTGATTGCTTCCGTTTGACTATGCGTCCGCTGACCTTTATGACACTGAGTATTCAACCAACAGTAGATATTAAAGTGTGGGCAGAGCATAACGGGACAATTTATCTGCAATCACAAGGTTGTGAAATTCGGGGAGTTGATTATATTAATCAACGTTTTGCGCTCCAACTCAAAGGATACTTGTCTCCATCCCAAGTCGGAAGTAACACAGGTTTACAAGGAAAAGCAGACTTAGAAGTTCAAGTAGAATTACCACCTCCATTTTGGCTAACACCCAAGCCAATCTTAGAGACTGCGGGCAACGGTTTACTGAAAAGTGTATTATTGACGATCAAACAAAGACTTCAGCATCAACTGCTAGCAGATTACTATGCCTGGGCAAGTGACACTGAGGATGCCAAAGCTGGTTTAGTTATTCCCCAACTCCCCCAACTGCCATTGCCCTAA
- the bchH gene encoding magnesium chelatase subunit H: MQRIVLIAGFESFNADLYRKAALLAEERCPKLEIEVFSDRDISTKPDIVAAVLADAQVFFGSLLFDYDQVLWLRDRVQHIPIRLVFESALELMSLTRLGAFAIGDKPKGMPKPVKFILDKFSQGREEDRLAGYISFLKIGPKLLKFVPGQKVQDLRNWLIIYGYWNAGGVENVAALFWTLAEKYLDLKVGEIPPPVETPNIGLLHPDYQGYFESPREYLKWYVNEGRGKEFTNTSQNLVVGILLYRKHVVTQQPYIPQLIRRFEDAGLIPLPIFINGVEGHVAVRDWMTTAYETAQRQSGNVETPSLSSEAVEVDAIVSTIGFPLVGGPAGSMAAGRQVEVAKRILSAKNVPYIVAAPLLIQDIHSWTRQGVGGLQSVVLYALPELDGAIDPVPLGGLVGEKIYLVPERVQRLIGRVKKWIALRQKPVNQRKIAIILYGFPPGYGATGTAALLNVPRSLLKFLQALKDRGYTIGDLPEDGEELISQVKAADEDPSLGSVTSARILETWLGYLKTSWIEKHWTLTSSGIKTYGNEFHLGGVKLGNVWIGVQPPLGIPGDPMRLMFERDLTPHPQYAAFYQWLQHEFQADAVVHFGMHGTVEWLPGSPLGNTGYSWSDILLGNLPHLYIYAANNPSESILAKRRGYGVLISHNVPPYGRAGLYKELVALRDLIAEYREDPEKNYALKEAICKKIIDTGIDTDCPFEDAKRLGIAFTPENARMFSNAAFHHYLVQLYEYLQVLENRLFSSGLHTLGEAPNAEELASYLQAYFGEELSEEIINAIATGEYEDNTLPQEALQIRDLLAQNSDEITNLLRGLNGEYIPPAPGGDLLRDGVGVLPTGRNIHALDPYRMPSPAAYERGKEIAQKIITQHLQEHKSYPETVAVMLWGLDAIKTRGESLGILLELVGAEPVKEGTGRIVRYELKPLSDVGHPRIDVLGNLSGIFRDSFVNIIELLDDLFQRAATVEEPEHQNFIRKHYLALRSQGVENPSARLFSNPAGDFGSMVNERVVDGNWESGDELGNTWRDRNVFSYGRQDKGQARPEVLTQLLQTSDRIVQEIDSVEYGLTDIQEYYANTGGLKKAAEKQRGKKVNASFVESFSKDTTPRNLDDLLRMEYRTKLLNPKWADAMANQGSGGAFEISQRMTALIGWGGTADFSDSWVYDQAADTYALDSDMAEKLRKANPEAFRNIVGRMLEAHGRGFWQADKEKLEKLRELYELADEELEGVTV, encoded by the coding sequence ATGCAACGCATTGTTTTGATTGCGGGGTTTGAATCTTTCAATGCTGACTTGTACCGCAAAGCAGCACTTTTGGCAGAAGAACGCTGTCCAAAGTTGGAAATTGAGGTGTTTAGCGATCGCGACATCAGTACGAAACCTGATATAGTCGCCGCTGTGCTAGCAGATGCTCAAGTATTTTTTGGTAGTCTGCTATTTGATTACGACCAAGTTTTGTGGCTGCGCGATCGCGTTCAACATATTCCGATTCGCCTCGTTTTCGAGTCAGCACTGGAGTTAATGAGTTTAACTCGCCTTGGTGCGTTTGCGATCGGCGACAAGCCTAAGGGAATGCCCAAGCCAGTAAAGTTTATCTTAGATAAATTCAGTCAAGGACGCGAAGAAGATCGCCTCGCTGGATATATTAGCTTTTTAAAAATTGGACCAAAACTTCTCAAATTCGTCCCAGGGCAAAAAGTTCAAGATCTGCGCAACTGGCTAATTATTTACGGTTACTGGAACGCGGGCGGTGTAGAAAACGTTGCTGCTTTATTTTGGACACTCGCAGAAAAGTATTTAGATCTCAAAGTCGGTGAAATTCCACCACCCGTAGAAACTCCCAACATAGGATTGCTACATCCTGATTATCAAGGCTACTTTGAATCTCCCCGCGAGTATTTGAAATGGTATGTAAATGAGGGGCGAGGGAAAGAGTTTACAAACACAAGTCAAAATTTGGTTGTGGGGATTTTACTATACCGTAAGCACGTTGTTACACAACAGCCGTATATTCCTCAGTTAATTCGTCGCTTTGAAGATGCAGGGTTGATACCATTACCAATTTTTATCAACGGCGTCGAAGGTCATGTAGCAGTACGCGACTGGATGACTACCGCGTATGAAACTGCACAGCGACAGTCGGGTAACGTCGAAACTCCTTCGTTATCTAGTGAAGCCGTAGAAGTTGATGCAATTGTCTCCACAATAGGCTTTCCGCTAGTAGGTGGTCCCGCAGGTTCAATGGCAGCAGGGCGACAGGTGGAAGTGGCGAAGCGAATTTTAAGTGCAAAAAATGTACCGTATATTGTTGCTGCACCGTTACTGATTCAAGATATTCATTCATGGACGCGCCAAGGTGTGGGGGGATTGCAAAGTGTCGTATTGTATGCATTGCCAGAACTGGATGGAGCAATTGATCCAGTTCCCTTGGGGGGATTGGTTGGCGAGAAGATTTATTTAGTTCCTGAACGCGTACAGCGGTTGATTGGTAGGGTGAAAAAATGGATCGCTTTGCGTCAAAAGCCAGTCAATCAGCGCAAGATTGCGATTATTTTGTATGGTTTTCCGCCAGGTTATGGCGCGACGGGAACTGCTGCATTATTGAATGTACCGCGATCGCTCCTGAAATTTCTCCAAGCATTAAAAGATCGTGGCTACACTATTGGAGATTTACCTGAAGATGGCGAAGAGTTAATTTCTCAGGTAAAAGCAGCTGATGAAGATCCATCCCTTGGTAGTGTTACAAGTGCTCGTATTTTAGAGACATGGCTGGGTTATCTCAAAACATCCTGGATTGAAAAACACTGGACTTTAACAAGTAGTGGCATCAAAACCTATGGTAATGAGTTTCATCTCGGTGGCGTAAAACTCGGTAATGTTTGGATTGGCGTACAGCCTCCACTCGGAATTCCTGGCGACCCGATGCGGTTAATGTTTGAGCGGGACTTGACACCGCACCCACAATATGCAGCATTTTATCAATGGTTGCAACATGAATTTCAAGCTGATGCGGTTGTTCATTTTGGGATGCATGGCACTGTAGAATGGTTGCCTGGTTCGCCGCTGGGAAATACTGGTTATTCGTGGTCAGATATTTTGTTGGGTAACTTACCACATCTATATATATATGCAGCAAATAATCCTTCTGAATCAATTTTGGCAAAGCGGCGGGGGTATGGCGTCTTAATTTCGCACAATGTCCCACCTTACGGTCGGGCAGGGTTGTATAAAGAATTAGTGGCGCTGCGTGACTTAATTGCGGAGTATCGCGAAGATCCTGAAAAGAATTATGCTTTGAAAGAAGCGATTTGCAAGAAAATTATCGATACGGGTATTGATACCGATTGTCCGTTTGAAGATGCAAAACGCTTAGGCATTGCCTTTACGCCAGAAAATGCGCGGATGTTTAGTAATGCAGCATTTCATCATTACTTGGTGCAGTTGTATGAATATTTACAAGTATTAGAAAACCGCTTGTTCTCCTCTGGGTTGCATACATTAGGAGAAGCACCAAATGCAGAAGAATTGGCAAGCTATCTTCAAGCTTATTTTGGCGAAGAATTATCCGAGGAGATAATTAACGCGATCGCAACAGGAGAATATGAGGACAACACCTTACCCCAAGAAGCTTTACAAATTCGCGATCTCTTAGCGCAAAATAGCGATGAAATCACAAACCTACTAAGGGGACTCAATGGCGAGTACATCCCACCTGCGCCTGGTGGTGACTTATTACGCGATGGTGTTGGTGTTTTACCAACAGGAAGAAATATTCATGCGTTAGATCCTTACCGAATGCCATCACCGGCAGCTTATGAACGCGGAAAAGAAATTGCACAAAAGATTATTACCCAACACCTGCAAGAACACAAGTCTTATCCCGAAACTGTCGCTGTCATGTTGTGGGGATTAGATGCAATCAAGACTCGTGGTGAATCTTTGGGAATTCTCTTAGAACTTGTGGGTGCAGAACCTGTCAAGGAAGGAACAGGAAGAATTGTCCGCTACGAGTTGAAACCTTTATCAGATGTAGGACATCCTCGAATTGATGTGTTAGGAAACCTTTCCGGTATTTTCCGCGATAGCTTTGTCAATATTATTGAGTTACTCGACGATTTATTTCAACGTGCCGCGACTGTAGAAGAACCGGAACACCAAAACTTTATTCGCAAGCATTATTTAGCACTGCGATCGCAGGGAGTTGAGAATCCATCTGCACGGTTATTTTCTAATCCTGCTGGCGATTTTGGTTCAATGGTGAATGAAAGAGTTGTTGATGGTAATTGGGAATCGGGTGACGAGTTGGGAAATACTTGGCGCGATCGCAATGTGTTTAGTTATGGCAGACAAGATAAAGGTCAAGCGCGACCGGAGGTGTTGACACAATTATTGCAGACGAGCGATCGCATTGTGCAAGAAATCGACTCTGTAGAATACGGACTTACTGATATTCAAGAATACTACGCCAACACGGGTGGTTTAAAAAAGGCAGCAGAAAAGCAACGCGGGAAGAAAGTTAATGCAAGTTTTGTCGAAAGCTTCTCGAAAGATACGACTCCGCGAAATTTAGATGACTTATTACGGATGGAGTACCGCACCAAATTACTCAATCCCAAGTGGGCAGATGCAATGGCGAATCAAGGTTCAGGTGGTGCGTTTGAAATTTCCCAACGCATGACAGCTTTAATCGGTTGGGGTGGTACTGCTGATTTTAGCGATTCTTGGGTTTATGACCAAGCTGCTGATACCTATGCATTAGATTCAGATATGGCGGAGAAATTACGCAAGGCAAATCCTGAAGCTTTTCGTAATATTGTTGGCAGAATGTTAGAGGCACACGGAAGAGGTTTTTGGCAAGCAGACAAGGAGAAATTAGAGAAGTTGCGAGAGTTGTATGAGTTAGCAGATGAAGAGTTAGAAGGCGTGACAGTTTAG
- a CDS encoding AAA family ATPase codes for MNSATNSFENASDFEKVVALLLERDGWQVKMPPANTRGYDIAAVKNGIPIAVQVKNYRVPVNVSQLERFFDFLDLPIAAQFAGGLFVSASGYSRQAMAYFEQTQSNRVRLGEIQNGRLKIIGDEFAPPSPPASQEPTYLGVFTCKGGVGKTTVSAHIAGAMALSGYDVALIDLDPQKNLTTLLGKGLMLPGTNRRPGNTVSVYDSDKLENGRPPNDVKMVVCDCSPVFEENDEELLKKFTYCLIPTTLNPLGLNKNGDVIKRTVKAIRRVNQDAYIFVLINNYQADETRRSQVLKDQYQRYFAEISEDDEKFEFIDPDEVVIRNSKQLFYWGYHIYDGGRPELAFNSVGGRCLPRADFLNLLNYLEDHSDIEECRN; via the coding sequence ATGAATTCAGCCACGAATTCCTTTGAAAATGCGAGTGATTTTGAAAAAGTTGTTGCATTACTTTTAGAACGAGACGGCTGGCAAGTCAAAATGCCTCCAGCCAACACAAGAGGCTATGATATTGCGGCAGTTAAAAATGGTATACCTATTGCAGTTCAGGTTAAAAATTATAGGGTTCCAGTTAACGTTTCACAATTAGAAAGATTTTTTGATTTCTTAGATTTACCAATTGCTGCCCAATTTGCCGGAGGATTGTTTGTCTCTGCTAGTGGATACTCGCGTCAAGCAATGGCTTACTTTGAGCAAACCCAGAGTAATAGAGTTAGACTAGGAGAAATTCAAAATGGTAGATTAAAGATTATTGGTGATGAATTTGCACCACCGTCACCACCTGCATCTCAAGAACCTACTTATCTTGGTGTATTCACTTGCAAAGGCGGAGTAGGTAAAACAACAGTTAGCGCACATATTGCTGGTGCAATGGCACTTTCTGGTTACGATGTTGCATTGATCGATCTCGATCCACAAAAGAATTTAACAACTTTACTCGGCAAAGGATTAATGCTACCTGGTACTAATCGAAGACCTGGTAATACCGTTAGTGTCTACGACAGTGATAAGTTAGAGAATGGTAGACCACCTAATGATGTAAAAATGGTTGTTTGTGACTGTTCGCCAGTCTTTGAAGAGAACGATGAGGAACTCCTCAAGAAATTTACTTACTGTCTCATTCCCACTACACTTAATCCTCTTGGCTTGAATAAAAATGGTGATGTAATTAAAAGGACTGTAAAGGCAATTCGTAGAGTTAATCAAGATGCATATATTTTTGTTTTAATTAATAATTATCAAGCAGACGAAACAAGACGAAGCCAAGTATTGAAAGATCAGTATCAGCGATATTTTGCTGAAATATCTGAAGATGATGAGAAGTTTGAATTTATTGATCCAGACGAAGTTGTGATCCGTAATAGCAAGCAATTGTTTTATTGGGGATATCATATTTATGATGGTGGTAGACCAGAATTAGCCTTTAACTCTGTAGGAGGTAGATGTCTACCAAGAGCAGATTTTTTAAACTTACTCAATTACTTAGAAGACCACTCTGATATTGAGGAATGTAGAAACTAA
- a CDS encoding type II toxin-antitoxin system HigB family toxin translates to MHVISRKKLLEFSMVHPDAEKPLDVWYRGSKSAKWNNFADVKLIYSSADIVGKCTVFNIKENDYRLIAEINYRNQTIFVRYVLTHSEYDKGKWKL, encoded by the coding sequence ATGCATGTTATCAGCCGAAAGAAATTGCTTGAATTTTCAATGGTTCATCCAGATGCAGAAAAACCATTAGACGTTTGGTACAGAGGAAGTAAATCGGCGAAATGGAATAATTTTGCTGATGTAAAGCTTATATACTCCTCCGCTGATATTGTAGGGAAATGCACGGTTTTTAATATTAAAGAGAATGACTATCGCTTAATTGCAGAAATCAACTATCGTAATCAAACTATTTTTGTTAGATACGTGCTAACTCATTCTGAATACGACAAAGGAAAGTGGAAGTTATGA
- a CDS encoding helix-turn-helix domain-containing protein encodes MKTLNKQAYANLLADFLPQAIETEEENERYLAEVEKLMALGENINPEQEQLLKLLVVLIEQFEDEHYHLKTANPHEVLNELMLARGLRQKDLVEIFGSKGITSEVVNGKRSISKAMALRLGEFFHVTPALFLEVH; translated from the coding sequence ATGAAAACACTAAACAAACAAGCCTATGCCAATCTTCTAGCTGATTTTTTGCCACAAGCAATTGAAACTGAAGAAGAAAACGAACGCTATTTGGCTGAAGTAGAAAAATTAATGGCGTTAGGTGAAAATATTAATCCAGAGCAAGAACAGTTGTTGAAGTTATTGGTAGTTTTAATTGAGCAATTTGAGGACGAACACTATCATCTCAAAACAGCTAACCCTCATGAAGTGCTAAACGAATTAATGTTGGCGCGTGGTTTAAGGCAGAAAGATTTGGTAGAGATTTTTGGCTCCAAAGGAATTACCTCAGAGGTTGTTAATGGCAAACGGAGTATTAGTAAAGCGATGGCTTTGCGTCTAGGGGAGTTTTTTCATGTGACTCCTGCTTTGTTCCTTGAAGTTCACTGA
- a CDS encoding zinc-dependent alcohol dehydrogenase, which produces MLAALLYGQEDLRLEQVAEPTPAAGEVVIQVAAATTCGTDLKVWRRGNHAKMLHLPTLFGHEASGRIVAVGEGTENWQVGDRVVANNSAPCMKCFFCQREEYSLCPNLTWNNGTFAEYLKIPAAIVQHNMLRIPAELSHELAAMTEPLACVLHGIARSDVRQHDTVVVLGDGAIGLMFVAVLAQQGNCVLLFGGNQQRLQIGQKLGAAKTFNYRKVEDTPSVVKEYTAGWGADVVIEATGVPTVWESAIACARPGGTVNLFGGCPRDTTITVNTEQLHYSELTLKGVFHNTPKYVRAALSLLASRVIPFELLISEQRSLQDLEQVFQDMKARKVIKVAIA; this is translated from the coding sequence ATGCTTGCAGCATTACTCTATGGTCAAGAAGATTTACGTCTAGAACAAGTTGCTGAACCCACACCAGCAGCAGGTGAAGTCGTTATTCAGGTAGCAGCAGCGACCACTTGCGGTACAGATTTAAAAGTTTGGCGTCGCGGAAATCATGCGAAGATGCTCCATCTGCCAACCTTGTTTGGGCATGAAGCGTCAGGGCGGATTGTGGCTGTGGGGGAAGGCACAGAAAATTGGCAAGTAGGCGATCGCGTCGTCGCGAATAATTCAGCCCCCTGCATGAAATGTTTTTTTTGTCAACGTGAAGAGTACTCGCTTTGCCCAAATCTCACATGGAATAATGGGACATTTGCAGAGTATCTCAAAATTCCAGCGGCGATTGTGCAGCACAATATGTTGCGTATTCCTGCTGAATTGAGCCATGAGTTAGCCGCAATGACTGAACCTCTAGCTTGCGTGTTGCATGGAATTGCGCGTTCTGATGTGAGACAGCATGATACTGTGGTTGTCTTAGGGGATGGGGCAATTGGGCTAATGTTTGTCGCGGTGTTAGCCCAACAAGGAAACTGTGTTCTGTTGTTTGGGGGAAATCAGCAGCGGTTACAAATTGGGCAAAAGTTAGGTGCGGCGAAGACTTTTAACTATAGAAAAGTTGAGGATACGCCATCTGTCGTTAAAGAATATACCGCAGGATGGGGTGCAGATGTAGTGATTGAAGCAACGGGAGTACCCACAGTTTGGGAAAGTGCGATCGCGTGTGCGCGCCCTGGTGGAACTGTAAATTTGTTTGGTGGTTGTCCGCGAGATACAACAATTACAGTTAATACTGAACAATTGCATTACAGTGAACTGACACTTAAAGGTGTCTTTCACAATACTCCGAAGTACGTTCGTGCTGCATTGTCGTTACTTGCAAGTCGAGTGATTCCCTTTGAGTTGCTGATTAGCGAACAGCGATCGTTGCAAGATTTGGAACAAGTCTTTCAGGATATGAAAGCGCGTAAAGTGATTAAAGTTGCGATCGCATGA
- a CDS encoding TIGR03032 family protein: MNSNIENQHQPPALEISTSRQFISWLSEQKVSLAFTTYQTGKLFLIGIASDRRLSVFERTFERCMGLWASPDRLYTSSLYQIWRFENALESGQLHNGGYDRLYVPQVGYTTGDVDIHDISVDSQGRVIFVNTLFSCLATISDRYSFIPIWQPPFISRLAAEDRCHLNGLAMENGQSRYVTAVSQSDVTDGWRDRRHNGGCVIDVASNEIVISGLSMPHSPRVYRDQLWLLNSGTGYFGTVDLDSGKFNAIAFCPGYLRGLALWEDYAVVGLSKMRGNKTFSGLPLDENLVAKDVEPRCGLQIIDLRSGDIVHWLRIEGMVEELYDVAIIPQVRQPMALGFKSDEIRRTVTIGSL; encoded by the coding sequence ATGAACTCTAATATTGAAAATCAGCATCAGCCTCCTGCCCTAGAAATCAGTACATCGCGGCAATTTATATCTTGGTTGTCAGAACAAAAGGTCAGTCTTGCTTTTACGACTTATCAAACAGGAAAATTATTTTTAATTGGCATAGCAAGCGATCGCCGTTTATCGGTATTTGAACGAACCTTTGAGCGTTGCATGGGATTGTGGGCAAGTCCCGATCGCCTGTACACAAGTTCTTTGTATCAAATCTGGCGCTTTGAAAATGCCTTAGAATCAGGTCAATTGCACAACGGTGGCTACGATCGCCTTTACGTTCCCCAAGTTGGCTACACCACTGGTGACGTTGATATTCATGACATTAGCGTTGATAGTCAAGGTCGAGTCATTTTTGTTAATACCCTATTTAGCTGCCTAGCGACAATTAGCGATCGCTACAGTTTTATTCCAATTTGGCAACCACCCTTTATTTCGCGACTCGCCGCCGAAGATCGCTGTCACCTCAACGGTTTAGCAATGGAAAATGGTCAATCCCGCTACGTTACCGCAGTGAGTCAAAGCGACGTTACCGATGGCTGGCGCGATCGCCGTCATAATGGCGGCTGTGTCATTGATGTGGCGAGTAATGAAATTGTAATTTCTGGTCTTTCCATGCCCCATTCTCCGAGAGTCTATCGCGATCAACTTTGGTTACTCAATTCTGGTACTGGCTATTTCGGCACAGTTGATCTCGATTCTGGTAAGTTTAATGCCATTGCCTTTTGTCCTGGTTATTTACGCGGACTCGCATTGTGGGAAGATTATGCCGTTGTTGGTTTATCCAAAATGCGCGGCAACAAAACTTTTTCGGGGCTTCCTTTAGACGAGAACCTCGTAGCTAAAGATGTCGAACCGCGCTGTGGTTTACAAATCATTGACCTGCGTAGTGGTGATATTGTTCACTGGTTACGAATCGAAGGTATGGTAGAAGAACTGTACGACGTTGCCATCATTCCCCAAGTCCGCCAACCTATGGCATTGGGCTTTAAATCAGATGAAATCCGCCGCACAGTGACTATCGGTTCTCTGTAG